One Solanum pennellii chromosome 10, SPENNV200 genomic region harbors:
- the LOC107032206 gene encoding cell number regulator 8-like, translated as MANVEESSPFLPSQKSGTNDEMKPTKPSSSNSGKIPAPSAAADPVKPASSVVSMGWTAEGLPMGHSIGTAVVGEPIMRRAQWESSLCSCFGKNDEFASSDFEVCLLGTLAPCVLYGSNAERIGSSPGSFTNHCLPYTGLFLIGQSFFGWNCMAPWFSYPSRTAIRQRFNLEGNCEAATRSCGCHGGFVEDEERREHCESTCDFLTHIFCHPCALCQEGRELRRRLPHPGFNSKPIRFMMPPGDQTMGR; from the exons ATGGCGAATGTGGAAGAATCAAGCCCATTTCTACCCAGTCAAAAATCTGGTACAAACGATGAAATGAAGCCCACAAAGCCCAGTTCTTCAAATTCCGGCAAAATCCCAGCTCCGTCGGCTGCGGCGGACCCGGTTAAGCCAGCTTCATCTGTTGTTTCGATGGGGTGGACAGCTGAGGGTTTACCTATGGGCCATAGCATTGGGACGGCGGTGGTGGGGGAGCCAATCATGCGTAGGGCTCAATGGGAATCTAGCCTTTGCTCTTGTTTTGGGAAGAATGATGAATTTGCCAGCAGCGATTTTGAAGTTT GTCTGTTAGGAACTCTGGCACCATGTGTGCTCTATGGAAGCAATGCGGAGAGAATTGGGTCTTCTCCTGGAAGTTTTACTAATCACTGCTTGCCTTACACTGGTCTATTCCTGATTGGACAGTCCTTTTTCGGCTGGAACTGCATGGCACCCTGGTTTTCATATCCCAGCCGTACAGCTATCCGGCAGAGGTTTAATCTTGAG GGTAACTGTGAAGCAGCCACCAGATCATGTGGGTGCCATGGTGGCTTTGTCGAGGATGAGGAACGTCGTGAGCATTGTGAGTCAACTTGTGACTTTTTAACTCATATCTTCTGCCACCCTTGTGCTCTTTGCCAGGAAGGTCGTGAACTTCGTCGTAGGCTTCCTCATCCTGGATTCAACTCCAAACCAATCCGATTTATGATGCCTCCAGGGGACCAAACCATGGGTCGCTAA
- the LOC107001687 gene encoding uncharacterized protein LOC107001687 — protein MEIIKASFICIFLIFLLIDPCSSSGKMDLFKMDSEIYEIDYRGPETHTYIPPPKGSKGKHNFHHQNMMLKHHRKFKGLKVPEKFSGKKIHG, from the exons ATGGAGATCATAAAGGCTAGTTTCATTtgcattttcttgattttcctcCTCATTGATCCTTGTTCTTCTTCAG GGAAAATGGATTTATTTAAGATGGATTcagaaatttatgaaattgattatAGAGGTCCAGAAACTCATACTTATATTCCTCCACCAAAAGGATCAAAGGGAAAACAtaattttcatcatcaaaacatgATGTTAAAACATCATCGCAAATTCAAAGGATTGAAAGTTCCTGAAAAATTTAGT GGGAAGAAAATTCATGGatga
- the LOC107031961 gene encoding L-type lectin-domain containing receptor kinase VIII.1-like produces MTSNLEKKFRDFLVWFILLLCFCSISSTFGKTDFDFENLTLSSLKLLGDAHLSNNIVKLTRDLAVPNSGAGKVLYSKPVRFRQPGFDLPASFSTFFTFSVTNLNPSSIGGGLAFVLTPGDELVGDAGGYMGILDAKGTQIGTIAVEFDTLMDVEFKDINGNHVGLDLNSMISTEVGNLDSIDIDLKSGDLVNCWIDYSGSNGEMDIFVSYTNLKPKESFLSVNINLAEYVNDFMFVGFSASTQGSTEIHNIVWWSFSSSFDATPNSGPVVAQPPPPASSLMNPTADSVALPPPSMAPSESNSSKGVLQEKSSRKCHSNFCRQGPGAVVGVVTAGAFFLAFATLVLIWLYSKRFKRVKNSEIVASDIIKMPKEFSYKELKLATKGFIPTRIIGRGAFGTVYKGILSDTGGIVAVKRCSHNGQGKAEFLSELSIIGTLRHRNLVRLQGWCHEKGEILLVYDLMPNGSLDKMLFESRMVLSWSHRRKILIGVASALAYLHQECENQVIHRDIKSSNIMLDEGFNARLGDFGLARQVEHDKSPDATVAAGTMGYLAPEYLLTGRATEKTDVFSYGAVVLEVASGRRPIERDTTKVEKVRVNSNLVEWVWGVHREGNLLNAADSRLCGEFDELEMRRVLMIGLACSHPDPTARPTMRSVVQMLEGESDIPIVPRTRPSMSFSTSHLLMSLQDSVSDLNGLITLSPSSSESSFTGGHNGNCNGMELV; encoded by the coding sequence ATGacttcaaatcttgaaaaaaaattcagggACTTTCTCGTATGGTTCATCTTATTGTTGTGTTTCTGTAGTATTAGTTCAACATTTGGTAAAACTGATTtcgattttgaaaatttaacatTGAGTAGTTTAAAGCTTCTTGGTGATGCACACTTGAGTAACAACATTGTAAAGTTGACACGTGATCTCGCTGTACCAAATTCCGGTGCCGGAAAAGTTCTGTATTCAAAACCAGTAAGATTCCGGCAACCGGGGTTTGATTTGCCGGCGAGTTTCTCGACATTCTTTACATTTTCAGTTACTAATTTGAACCCATCGTCGATTGGTGGTGGTCTTGCTTTTGTGCTTACGCCGGGTGATGAGTTAGTAGGTGATGCTGGTGGGTATATGGGAATCTTGGATGCTAAAGGGACACAAATTGGTACAATTGCTGTGGAATTTGACACCCTTATGGATGTTGAATTCAAAGATATTAATGGAAATCATGTTGGTTTGGATCTAAATTCAATGATTTCAACTGAAGTTGGTAATTTGGATTCCATTGATATTGATCTCAAGAGTGGTGATTTGGTTAATTGTTGGATTGACTATTCTGGTTCTAATGGAGAGATGGATATATTTGTGTCATATACTAATCTCAAGCCaaaagaatcatttttatcAGTTAACATCAATCTTGCTGAGTATGTAAATGATTTCATGTTTGTGGGGTTTTCTGCTTCAACTCAAGGGAGTACTGAGATTCATAATATTGTGTGGTGGAGTTTCAGTTCATCATTTGATGCAACTCCTAATTCGGGGCCGGTGGTGGCTCAGCCACCACCGCCAGCGAGTAGTTTGATGAATCCAACGGCAGATTCTGTCGCGTTGCCACCGCCTTCTATGGCTCCATCAGAGTCTAATAGTAGCAAAGGTGTATTGCAAGAAAAGAGTAGTAGGAAATGTCATAGCAATTTTTGTAGACAAGGACCTGGAGCTGTTGTTGGTGTGGTTACTGCTGGTGCATTTTTTCTTGCATTTGCTACATTAGTACTTATTTGGTTATACTCCAAAAGATTCAAGAGAGTGAAAAATTCTGAGATTGTGGCATCTGATATCATCAAAATGCCTAAGGAGTTCAGCTATAAAGAGCTTAAATTGGCCACGAAAGGTTTCATTCCAACGAGAATTATAGGCCGTGGTGCATTTGGGACTGTTTACAAGGGTATTTTATCGGATACTGGAGGCATTGTGGCAGTCAAGAGATGTAGTCATAATGGACAAGGGAAAGCAGAGTTCTTATCTGAATTATCTATAATTGGAACCCTTAGGCACAGAAATCTTGTGAGGCTTCAAGGATGGTGTCATGAGAAAGGTGAAATTTTGTTGGTTTATGATCTTATGCCTAATGGGAGTCTTGATAAGATGCTATTTGAATCAAGAATGGTTCTTTCATGGTCGCATAGGCGAAAAATCTTGATAGGTGTTGCTTCTGCCTTGGCATATTTGCATCAAGAATGCGAAAACCAGGTGATTCATAGGGACATTAAGAGTAGTAACATTATGTTGGATGAAGGGTTCAATGCAAGATTAGGAGATTTTGGATTAGCAAGACAAGTTGAGCATGACAAGTCCCCCGATGCAACGGTAGCAGCCGGGACAATGGGCTACTTGGCTCCAGAGTACTTGTTAACCGGTAGAGCAACCGAAAAAACTGATGTTTTCAGCTATGGAGCAGTGGTTCTTGAAGTGGCTAGTGGAAGGAGGCCAATTGAGAGGGACACAACTAAAGTTGAGAAAGTTAGAGTGAATAGCAACTTGGTTGAATGGGTATGGGGGGTGCATAGAGAAGGGAATTTACTAAATGCAGCTGATTCAAGACTTTGTGGTGAGTTTGATGAACTAGAAATGAGAAGGGTTCTAATGATTGGGCTAGCTTGTTCACATCCCGACCCTACGGCTAGACCAACAATGAGAAGTGTAGTCCAAATGCTGGAAGGTGAATCTGATATCCCAATTGTCCCAAGAACTAGACCTTCTATGAGTTTTAGCACATCACATCTTCTAATGAGTTTGCAAGATAGTGTCTCTGACTTGAATGGTTTGATCACACTTTCCCCTTCATCATCCGAAAGTAGCTTCACCGGGGGTCACAATGGCAATTGCAATGGCATGGAGTTGGTCTAA